The following coding sequences lie in one Thalassoglobus polymorphus genomic window:
- a CDS encoding ubiquitin-conjugating enzyme E2: MSTVRQDRLASDYAEIEEYARLHPRVRIVQVEGSPPERYEIEYRISSLVKSGTEVKIKKNHLVEIVLPGNYPSTPPRVSMLTPVFHPNIDDKSIYLEEHWTTETSLQSVVIRVGEMLAFQRYHLDSANQRDAVEWVNKHIDQIPMDEIDMHAFVQPQEENESRESIPKPQAKTTPSLNVPIIDPIPDSVKLTCPECKSTYTVRRSADGKKVQCKKCKKIFLVKL; the protein is encoded by the coding sequence ATGAGTACAGTTCGACAGGACCGATTGGCCTCAGATTACGCGGAGATCGAGGAGTACGCTCGCCTGCACCCGCGCGTTCGTATTGTTCAGGTCGAAGGTTCGCCACCAGAACGATACGAAATAGAGTACCGGATCAGCAGCTTGGTGAAATCGGGAACAGAGGTGAAAATCAAGAAGAACCATCTTGTTGAGATCGTTCTTCCTGGAAACTATCCCAGCACGCCGCCCAGAGTCTCGATGCTCACTCCAGTTTTTCACCCAAACATCGATGACAAGTCGATCTATCTAGAAGAGCATTGGACGACTGAGACGTCGCTCCAGTCTGTTGTCATCCGGGTCGGAGAGATGCTCGCTTTTCAGAGATATCATCTCGATTCTGCAAATCAGCGGGATGCAGTGGAGTGGGTGAACAAGCATATCGACCAGATTCCAATGGATGAAATCGACATGCACGCCTTCGTTCAACCGCAAGAGGAGAATGAGTCTCGTGAATCTATTCCGAAACCACAGGCGAAAACGACTCCATCCCTGAACGTCCCAATCATCGACCCAATCCCTGATTCTGTCAAATTGACGTGCCCTGAGTGCAAATCAACATACACTGTTCGACGAAGTGCAGACGGAAAAAAAGTTCAATGCAAGAAGTGTAAGAAAATATTTCTTGTGAAGCTCTGA
- a CDS encoding sugar phosphate isomerase/epimerase family protein, translating to MKLNRRDALAATVAGTVAGIVSGAGVMTGSAQAEVKENKSTIRFCLNTSTIREKKLPIEQIVELAGAVGYDGIEPWIRELEAYKESGKSLPDLKKKLADSGLRVESAIGFARWVVNDDAERAKGVEQMKRDMDLVEAIGGTHIAAPPVGMHGKDSPDLDLFAAAERYHTILDVGRETGVTPQVEIWGPAKNLSRLGEAVFVAVESGHPDACVLPDVYHIFRGGSSFDGLGLLNGNAVHCFHFNDYPATPARLEMNDSNRVYPGDGVAPWKQILGLLSSIGFSGAVSLELFNKEYWKQDPEMVMKTGLSKMKSVFANQNL from the coding sequence ATGAAACTCAATCGACGTGACGCACTGGCTGCAACTGTGGCAGGAACGGTGGCAGGAATTGTTTCCGGAGCTGGTGTGATGACTGGTTCCGCTCAAGCAGAGGTCAAAGAGAACAAGTCGACAATACGATTTTGTCTGAACACAAGTACGATTCGAGAAAAGAAGCTGCCCATCGAACAGATTGTCGAACTGGCTGGGGCAGTTGGATACGACGGAATCGAGCCGTGGATTCGGGAGCTGGAGGCATACAAGGAATCCGGGAAATCACTCCCTGACCTGAAGAAGAAGCTTGCTGATAGCGGCTTGCGTGTTGAAAGTGCGATTGGCTTCGCTCGCTGGGTTGTGAACGACGATGCCGAGCGTGCTAAAGGGGTCGAGCAAATGAAACGTGACATGGATCTCGTTGAAGCAATCGGCGGAACACACATCGCGGCTCCCCCGGTCGGCATGCACGGCAAAGACTCCCCCGACCTGGACCTGTTCGCTGCGGCAGAACGGTATCATACGATTCTGGACGTCGGTCGCGAAACTGGCGTGACGCCGCAAGTCGAAATTTGGGGGCCAGCCAAGAACTTGTCTCGTCTCGGAGAAGCCGTTTTTGTCGCAGTCGAGAGTGGCCACCCCGATGCCTGTGTTCTGCCTGATGTCTATCACATCTTTCGTGGAGGCTCGTCCTTTGATGGGTTAGGCTTACTCAACGGTAACGCAGTTCATTGCTTCCACTTCAACGACTATCCTGCGACTCCAGCGCGTCTGGAGATGAATGATTCTAACCGCGTCTACCCCGGTGATGGCGTGGCTCCGTGGAAGCAGATTCTCGGGTTGCTCTCCTCGATTGGATTTTCTGGAGCCGTTTCGCTGGAACTTTTCAATAAAGAGTATTGGAAACAAGACCCGGAAATGGTGATGAAGACTGGCCTCTCGAAGATGAAATCGGTCTTTGCGAATCAGAACTTATGA